The Juglans regia cultivar Chandler chromosome 11, Walnut 2.0, whole genome shotgun sequence genome contains the following window.
ACACCACCATCATACTGAAATTAATTCATAGTTGTATTAGTATTTATCAATGAGGCCCTATCAATTAGTATTGCTCATGCATTCCGAACCACCCCTGATCTCTTTTAAGAGGATTCGTGGCATGTCAAGCTCCGGTAGGATTCTTCACGTTTCATCAAATTGAACCATATTTACATTAATGGATTAAGTTAAAGATATGTTTAGTGTAATATTGATTACATGACTACTACTACTACCAACTCACGCATGGAACTATCTACCACATGATGCTTTCTTTATATGAACACTTAGTTGGCTTAGGTGTTTGATGCATATTTCTGTCTTGTTTGCAATGATTATATCTTGTTTAGGATCTTCTTTGCATGCTGCAGGTATCTTATCGTAATGCTAGTTGAAGAAGCTGCAAGAGTTTTCTCAATTGGCTCTCAATTTCCAATGTTGTCAAAGATTTACTATACGGAGGGTTCCTAAActtatcataaattttattacaaaaGTCTTATTAACTGACTTACAGTTCAAATGATTGGTGACACAACAAGATCAATGAAATGAGTACtagtttgaatttattttttattttagtttttgattGATCATgacaattttttcataaaatcgaAAAAAAGAGATATATTCAAGTTCTTGACGAAACTTGAAAACCtcaaattgagagagagattgataTATGAAATGGGATCAACAATctttatgataatatttaatgttgtcTAAACAATTTAATATTGTAGAGTCAGCCACTTCATATGTTTACCGCTCTCCCATTTAGAACCATCAAATTCAagtagaaatttgaaagaatcGAGATCATATAAGACTAGTAGAACTTGTCGTAACTCTACTATATATTAGTACTCATATATGTTAGACGAGGTaaataaagaaacaaagcaTGATCATCATTATAAGCTAATGATCACATGCATACCTGGCGGGCTGGGGCTATATAACCTACTGTTCCTCGTATGACACATGTTGTGCTAACgtattctttttgtttgtcAGCTAAGATAAGCTTTCCTATGCCAAAATCTGCTACATGAGCCACCATATCATTGTCGAGAAGGACGTTTTGTGGCTTCAGATCAAAATGCACAACCTGAGCTAGACAATCCTCATGCAGATACTGCAATCCATGTGCAATATCCAACGCTATTCCCAGTCTGCAACGCAGTTTCAATTCACAACTGTCTATCTCCAATCCGTGGGGATAAAGATGCTGTTCCAAGTTCCCATTTCCCACATACTCCAGCACTATAGCCTTGAATTGTGAACTCCAAGCTGATCCAAGCAATCTAACCAGATTGCGGTGCTTGATTCCAGATATTATCTGACACTCccttttgcatattttgtaactCTGAACCGACTCTCCATCTAAAACCTTCACTGCCAAGACAGATTTTCCCTTGTCCATGATTGCTTTATAAACTGATCCAAAGCTACCCCTTCCCAGCAAGTTCTCCTCACTGAACCCATCTGTTGCAATTTCAAGTTCCCTTTGTGTAAAAGTTTGGTTTCCATGGTTGATGGGGAAAGCCAATACTATTGAATGTGATAAGTTAGTAGCTTCTTTCctgaagcagcagcagcagcagaaaATAAAGACAGCTACCAGCACCAAAAACAATAAAGTACAGCTTACAGCAATTGCAATCACATAGGAACTTTTGTTTCTCCGCTGCTTTTGCTTCTGAACTTCACAGGGAGGAAGACCAAGTTGTTCAGGGTCACCACACAACCCCATGAATGAGCTTCTATTGAACCTTCTAGTATTTGGAACTTCTCCTGTTAAGTTGTTATATGACAAATTAAGATTCTTGAGAGAATGCTCATTAAAGATCCACCTGGAACTTTACCAGTTAATTGATTATGAGCCAAGTCCAGCACTGAAAGATAAGTGATCAGTTTCAAGTCCTCCGGGATTGTACCTTCAAGCATGTTGTTGGACAGGTTCAAATACACCAAAGATATGCAACTTCGAATCGAACTTGGTATGGCACCAGAAAGCCTATTCCCTGACAAGTCCATTCACTGTACATGTATCAGTTTGCCAATGGTTGCAAGCATCTCCCCTTGAAAGTTATTGTTTGAGAAGTTGAGTGAGAGTTCCAAGTTCGAAAAGTTGCTGATCTCTACGGGAATAGATCCTTGCAAGGCATTGAAGGATAAATCAATAAGCATCATGCGAGAACATCGGGTGAGTTCGAGGGGAAGCTTTCCTGATAGGCGGTTTCCAGACAAAGATATCTCAGTTCAGAGAGATTACCAAGTGTAGAGGGAATCGACCCGCTAATCAAGTTATCACTCACATCCAGCAAACCAAGATTATCCATGTTTCCCATGTCCTCGGGAATTGGCCCAGAAAGTCCGTTTGTTCCCAAGTCTAACCTTTGCAACTGCTGAAGCTTTCCGAATGTTGTAGGTATTCTTCCATCCAAAAAGTTGCCCCACAGAGTTAAGTGCACAAGGCTGCTCAAGTTCCCAATACTTCCTGGTATCTCTCCTGTAATACGGTTATTCAAGAGATTGAAGTAATAAAATTCTTTCGAAAGAGCACCAATAGAAGCCGGTAGATTTCCGGCGAACAAACATGAAGCAAAGTTCAGTTTTTTTAGCAATGAACAGTTTGTAAGTGCTGTTAAGAAACTGAGGGAAGAGTTGTCAGAGCCGCCTCCCAGGTCATTGCTATGAAAGTAGAGAATCTCAAGGTTCTCTAACTTCCCCAACTCTTGTGGAACGTCACCCTCTAATTTGTTCATGCTAAGATCAAGGAGTGCCAACTGAGAAAGATTCGAGAGGGATACTGGAATTTTCCCAGAGAAACTGTTATTTAGCAAGTACAACCTGCAACTTTTGGAGCTTGTCACCAAGTTCTGAAGGGATTTCTCCACTTAGAAAATTCTGAATCATTGAAATTTCACATAAAGCAGTACAGTTACTTAACAAGGAAGGTATCGTTCCCTCGAGATAGTTCACATGTAAGTACATGATCTCCAGCTTATCTAGAGCTCCAAGCTCTGAAGGGATCTTTCCGGTGAAGAAATTTGCAGCCAAGTTTCATTCTATTAGCTGTGTCAGCTTTGACAGAAACGACGGCATGTCTCCGGTGAGGTTGTTTACAGCGAGATTCAAGTGCATCAGGTTCTTCATCGAGCAAAGTTCTTCAGGAATTCCAGATAGATAGTTGCTACTCAAGTCTAAGATTTCCAAACTTTGACAGCCTTGTAGTAAGTCTGGGATTTCACTCTCAAGAAGGTTTGTGCTCAGATTCAAATATACTAAATTTGGAAGCCTTCCCAAAGCAGATGGAATTTCTCCATGGAAGCGGTTTCTGTATAAAGAAAGGCTGGTGAGAAGGGAAAGATTGGATAGGAATGATGAAATAACTCCTTGTAAGCCCATGTCAATAAGCTCAAGAGCTATGACCCGGTTTTGGAGATGTGGATGGCATGTAATCCCTGTCCAGTTGCAGAAGGAATTGGCTTTATTCCAAGCTTGGAGATAACCTCTTGGATCACTTGTTATGGCTTCCTTGAATTTTAGAAGAGCTTGGCAATCAGTGACATCTCCACAGACAGATTCAGATGCTGCTGATGTCAGAACATGTGAGATGAGTGAGATGAACAATATTACTGCTGTTACCTTATTGcattccattctctctctctctctcgtttatATTTGTATGGTTTGCTTTGAGATACTTTGCAGAAATCACTTATTTATTGTCTATCATGGAACCTGCTAGACAAGATTTAATACTTGGCAAAGCAGGTGAGGAGGATTTTCTTTCCTTATCTTGGTAGTTCTTGGTAGCTCAACGGAATAAATAGATTAGAAGCCTTGGAATCACTATCAATGGTTGTTGGGGGGCTTATAAGTGCATTTAATGCAACACAATATGACCCCTGGCTATAGCTAATAATGCCTGACTGCTCTCTCTGATTCCTACGAGTATAAGTTCATCAAGGGATTGAGTGTCCTGTACTTTTATGTCAATTCTATAAGCAAATGAGGCTATAATATATGTATTACATTGAGAGAAGGGTAGAGAGCATATGCAGTAGTACATTGgggtgttaagatataaaataaataacaaaatctactTCTTTTCAtcagttaattaaatttttggaaTAACTGGTGATTATACATAGTATCAGAGCAGAGATCCTGAATTCAAACCTTGACTCTACactttatctaatttaattaaatattccacttgttAGGCCACCCATTGAGGGAGAGTTTGACCTACATGTAAGTGaaaatgttaagatataaaataaataataaaatctatttcatttcatcaacttaaacttttgggataagCGGTAAAATTACACATTGGGAGAGAGGGATGAGGGTAATTCCCACCAATACTGGAAGTGAGAAGGGCAGGCataaaattgaagaaattttcattaaattattatgGCAACAAAATTTGTATATAGTATTCTTCTGCACCAACTGAAGAACCTAATTGATGCAATCTAGTCCCTACATGATACTCGAGAATTAATGATGATCTAGAGTTTCTGCCACTTCTTCTGAGTCTCCTTTCGATCTGCGAGAAAAGTGGCAGAAACTTCAGCAGCAGTGGGGTTTGTTGTATGAAAGCTTACTTCATTAAAATGAGCTCTGCTTTCAATGCATTTATGTGTATCTTAGCATTATATGCTACATGTTTTAAATGTCATCTAACACTAACAGACCAAGTTAGCCGCCTGAAGCCAACATTATAATTGCTGTCATTCTCTTGGTAGttcaatatattattaaataaccCTTCTTCGAAAGAGGAAATCAATTAGAcgtttttaacttcttttttttttcaaattctagaGTTTAAAGTAAAGATAAAAATAGACataaaatgagtcttataatatttataactgcATAAGATCGGGATTTTTAGGAAAACATTAATGCTTAATAAATGTTGTAGAAGTTGATTTATATGTCTATCCTTCTTCTTATTTTAGATCTTATATGTAATTCAGATAAGAATTCAAGGTATCTTAATGCTATTTGCTCTTCtttcaatagaaaaagaaaaaaaaaagttttaagtaGTGGAACTCCTCCAACTTGTAATTGACACTTTGTCATTTTTATAGATGGGTTCTAGTTTAGAAGAAACTCAGTCGTATCAATAGAATTTCTTCTCCCATCTAAGCTTTCTTGCCTTTAATGGAAAACAAGATCAAGGAAAACCAAGCAAGAAGTTTAATCAATACCATGGGTTCTAaactcaatttctttttggtttatgttgTCCATATCTAGAAGAAATTGCGGTCTTCTGTTTACAAATCTTTCCTAAGCCTTCAATTCTTGGGGACAACTTGGGTCTTTTAATCCTCTTCCCAAGccgttctttttttttgataagtaataatttttattgatgtgaatgaaattaggcagtgcccaagtacacaggaaatatactaAGAGaggcacctaattacattctaatagactagaaagaagataagaactcatgaacattccctcccctcaatacaatagcagaaaaccactggaaaatagagaatacaaagaagttccagatttcccccattgcacgctccttgttattaaaacatctgtcattcctttccaaccataaacaccacattaagcacaaaggaatcatccgcCACACGGCTGCTAATTGGGCACTACTGTGAGACCTATTCCAGCATGCTAATAGGTCCACCATAACAGATTTCTCTTTGACTGAATAATTCATCCTCTCCCCTCTCATTCATTAAATAGTCAAAATAGATTACATCCAATTAGCCATTCGAAAACTGACTTCCTATCCTATAGGGATTCAAATATTGGATAAGATTTGTTTCCCATACTTATCTAcataatctaaatattcaaattacaaatcatataaatcctatacagctgtccaaatatatctataccagaaaatacatagataacataggaattaattcaaataaatataatccactaatatcccccctcaaattgatgctggtgtATCTACTAGCATCAATTTGCTAACTAGGAATTGATGCCGCTGTCTTGTCATCGCTTTCGTGAATATATCAGCTACTTGAAGATCCGTAGAGATATGAGGAAGAATAATCGACATAGCCTCATAGGCTTGACGAATATAGTGACAATCGacttcaatatgtttggtaCGCTCATGAAATACTGGATTGGCAGCAATTTGAATGGCACTAGTGTTGTCACCATGAAGAGGAGTTGGCCGATCTTGTGAAAAACCAATCTCTTGAAGAATGCCCCGCAACCACATCACCTCAGAGCATGCTGCTGACATAGctctatattcagcttcagtAGAGGATTTAGAAACACACTCTTGCTTTTTGCATTTCCAGGAGATGAGTGAatctccaagaaaaatacacCACCCAGTTGTAGAACGCCTAGAATCTGGGCAACcagcccaatcggcatcactaTAAACCATAAGTTGTAGAGAAGTGCCAGCAGGAAAAAATAACCCACGATTAGGGGTCCCAATCAAGTATCTAATAATACGACGAACAGCCACTAAATGCAAGTGCCTAGGAGTGTCCATAAATTTACTGACAATATGGACCGCATATGAGATATCCGGACGTGTGATAGTGAGATAGATTAGACTTCCAACAAGCTTTCTATATAATGTAGAATCAGAAAGTAAATCACCCTCATCCTTCCGATACTTCACATTGACTTCCATAGGAGTATCAACTGAAGTAGTCTCCCCCAACCCAGCCAACTGAACAAGGTCCTGGGTGTATTTatgttgattaataaataaCCCATGTGGCTGATTGTGAACTTCCAGCCCCAAGAAATAAGTCAATAGTCCcaaatctttcatatgaaagaccCTATGAAGATGCATCTGAACCTTTTGAATAAATTCAATATCGGATCCAGTAATAatgatatcatccacatagaccAACAGAAAAACAAAGCCAAAATCACTCTTATGAAGGAACAAAGAAGCATCATACGCACTCTGAGTGAATTGAAACTCAAGTAAGGTATTGcgaaacttctcaaaccaagcTCTGGGAGCTTGTTTTAGACCATACAATGACCTTTTCAGCTTACAAACATCATTAGCTGAGGAAAGGGGCATACCAGAAGGAAGTTTCATGTAAATTGTTTCTTTTAAatcaccatgaagaaaagcattcttcacatccatctgatgCAATTTCCAAGACTGAGAAGCGGAAATAGCAAGAAGGAGACGAACAGTCGTCATCTTAGCAACAGGAGCAAACGTCTCGTCATAATCAATCCCATATTCTTGTCTATTTCCCAAAGCTACCAAACGAGCTTTATATCTCTCAAGGGACCCATCTGATCTAAGCTTCACAGAATACACCCACTTACTACCAATAGGTGTCACAGA
Protein-coding sequences here:
- the LOC109008055 gene encoding probable LRR receptor-like serine/threonine-protein kinase At3g47570, producing the protein MDLSGNRLSGAIPSSIRSCISLVYLNLSNNMLEGTIPEDLKLITYLSVLDLAHNQLTGKVPGEVPNTRRFNRSSFMGLCGDPEQLGLPPCEVQKQKQRRNKSSYVIAIAVSCTLLFLVLVAVFIFCCCCCFRKEATNLSHSIVLAFPINHGNQTFTQRELEIATDGFSEENLLGRGSFGSVYKAIMDKGKSVLAVKVLDGESVQSYKICKRECQIISGIKHRNLVRLLGSAWSSQFKAIVLEYVGNGNLEQHLYPHGLEIDSCELKLRCRLGIALDIAHGLQYLHEDCLAQVVHFDLKPQNVLLDNDMVAHVADFGIGKLILADKQKEYVSTTCVIRGTVGYIAPARQGIEVSTRGDVYSYGIMLLEMMTRKKPTSELFSDGLDLRKWVASAFPNSIMDVLDTSLKQEASSGAGSSSDAQRLEHCCSQIIDTRLMCTEENPHKRPPMSLVVQRLKKLWKEQRYERQRV
- the LOC118343854 gene encoding putative receptor-like protein kinase At3g47110 yields the protein MNKLEGDVPQELGKLENLEILYFHSNDLGGGSDNSSLSFLTALTNCSLLKKLNFASCLFAGNLPASIGALSKEFYYFNLLNNRITGEIPGSIGNLSSLVHLTLWGNFLDGRIPTTFGKLQQLQRLDLGTNGLSGPIPEDMGNMDNLGLLDVSDNLISGSIPSTLGNLSELRYLCLETAYQESFPSNSPDVLA
- the LOC118343853 gene encoding putative receptor-like protein kinase At3g47110, yielding MECNKVTAVILFISLISHVLTSAASESVCGDVTDCQALLKFKEAITSDPRGYLQAWNKANSFCNWTGITCHPHLQNRVIALELIDMGLQGVISSFLSNLSLLTSLSLYRNRFHGEIPSALGRLPNLVYLNLSTNLLESEIPDLLQGCQSLEILDLSSNYLSGIPEELCSMKNLMHLNLAVNNLTGDMPSFLSKLTQLIE